A window from Dunckerocampus dactyliophorus isolate RoL2022-P2 chromosome 15, RoL_Ddac_1.1, whole genome shotgun sequence encodes these proteins:
- the plxnc1 gene encoding plexin-C1 isoform X3 — translation MLLLLSALISLLWPEASRCLVAGVNFTVEGDIRHLVSTPNAVYIAAAERLYQLNRDLSLVQTVNQRGVLRGKSDSAQFLRVAEKEKWNATFSVNVLLPFVVNGTLISCGVTDNECGYCELLALANISTVLYREHIQVGPSRRTSASVAFLVSVASRGFYILTAIEQSKDKTSQSMCPSFSETVYLHDTLHNQDKKASNQGGIFSFSGDGSNPLFKSNGEADFVDGFQIDSIIYLFANVPSSRARGNKVRLIWLQAKTKKIDTMKSLRGASLIVPGRKDSRLVASSVVLAQAHSPLWVGVFSVDGEPSNTELVLFDITPDLNIVADKDQDFCSAVTCSEKHPQPKVLQPQKVLFRQTSMTSVLAVKQGTWMVIFIGTGDGQLIKLHVDKNHHTACPTVLYWTDDDRKVFPRMHLDEVDHKHLYVAFGNTVQRVLVSKCHTHKTLRDCWSAQDPSCVWCGAKNSCTFKDECQNSNWLSLVDEYQPKMISYSVEKLSGGQIKLNVQTNVAVEQNASSIFSCHFSGTSGELCSRDGLPPKFPECSCTLSNGTLPSKGMSIAVKVRLASMRFSQSLKIMTCSDIRGSPTAALCQRCIEVGCAWSKNVCSWATAGVMNDRVCQTIQSGMNLSKPEISSITPSIVSFYGHNNAVMSGYNLSHVIRVRIQTNMDCTPRESPVWFNTGMSLMFHIPANEGKGTGRLCAVLPDGSCHGNSTVTYMSSPSCIAVTPSSTWNSGKRKITLIGSNLEVVDAVLHSHTQQEVSLFTNRSSQNLTYHTPAAQSTQRVFTSILSLKVANESLRCSQSITYYPDPQFTSFTSRRTGEGVRFTIQKAADNLEMSIEDVSALGVYEGKDYHCIMKNKETSNQTDFFICEIQSAPDANFRQLKVIYGDKTVLLQNTSHLLTLMLLVLLLIPCIILVVVMVYRHQQRQLTVKMNKRMENLELDIRNDIRQGFVDLQTEKADLMENVGTIPFLDYKHFASRIFFPENEALMASCMADVGQVSVKVHLDECCHGLSRLIQDPHFLRSMVHAVEEQKSFTIKDKCALASLLTVALHSNLSYLTEVMEALLKDLMQKNNNTQPKMLLRRTECTVEKLLTNWMSICLYGFLRESVGQHLFLLVSALTQQIARGPVDCVTEKALYTLSEDWLLWQAQDFSSLRLRVLFAVGSDGGVSEPLEVIALSCDTVEQVKEKILTTFKAKFGFPYSSRQRSVCLELDTDGSFIALEEVDASSQVIGEVTMLNTLKHYKVPDGATIKVLSKPPSHSPQQSVKDDQDFSGKYFHLIDPDVDEDQTKSPERKKLKLKEVHLTKLLSTKVAVHSFVENLFQSIWGMPHCRAPQAVKYFFDFLDSQADNMKIPDPDVRHIWKTNSLPLRFWVNILKNPHFVFDMDKSPHLDGCLSVIAQAFMDSFSLSETQLGKHTPTNKLLYGKDIPEFKQEVKAYYRQIREQPPITHSDFHSFLHEESKKHENEFNEAAALKELYKIIQRYFSEITEKLEQNGAPAELKEQLHQVKKTFDGLKSCSWS, via the exons atgttgctgctgctgtctgCTCTCATCAGTCTTCTCTGGCCGGAAGCAAGTCGCTGTTTGGTGGCAGGTGTAAACTTCACCGTGGAAGGAGACATCCGCCACTTGGTCTCCACACCTAATGCTGTTTACATAGCAGCAGCAGAGAGGCTGTATCAGCTGAACCGTGACCTGAGTCTGGTCCAGACTGTGAACCAGAGAGGGGTCCTCAGAGGTAAAAGTGATTCTGCACAGTTTTTGAGAGTCGCAGAGAAGGAGAAATGGAATGCAACGTTCAGCGTGAACGTACTGCTGCCCTTTGTGGTGAATGGAACTCTCATCAGCTGCGGTGTGACGGACAATGAATGCGGCTACTGTGAGCTGCTGGCCTTGGCCAATATCTCCACGGTGCTCTACAGGGAGCACATCCAGGTGGGGCCCTCAAGGCGCACGAGTGCATCCGTGGCCTTCCTGGTGTCTGTGGCCAGCCGTGGCTTTTACATTCTGACCGCCATAGAGCAAAGCAAAGACAAGACCTCACAGAGCATGTGCCCCTCTTTTTCTGAGACGGTGTACCTCCATGACACCCTTCACAACCAGGATAAGAAAGCAAGTAACCAAGGAGGCATCTTCTCCTTCTCTGGTGATGGCTCCAACCCACTCTTTAAAAGCAACGGGGAGGCAGACTTTGTGGATGGATTCCAGATTGATTCTATCATCTATCTTTTTGCCAATGTGCCTTCGTCCAGAGCCAGGGGTAACAAAGTTCGCCTCATATGGCTCCAggccaaaacaaagaaaatcgaTACCATGAAGTCGTTACGTGGGGCATCCCTCATCGTTCCTGGGAGGAAAGACAGCAGACTTGTAGCCTCCTCGGTGGTGTTGGCCCAGGCCCATTCCCCACTCTGGGTCGGTGTGTTCAGTGTGGACGGAGAGCCGAGCAACACCGAGCTGGTTCTGTTTGATATCACCCCTGATCTCAACATAGTAGCAGATAAAGATCAAGACTTCTGCAGCGCTGTTACCTGCAGCGAGAAACATCCTCAG CCCAAAGTGCTGCAGCCTCAAAAGGTGCTCTTCAGGCAGACCTCCATGACGTCTGTACTGGCTGTGAAACAAGGCACATGGATGGTCATCTTTATTGGAACAGGGGATGGCCAGCTCATTAAG CTACACGTGGACAAAAACCATCACACCGCTTGTCCCACGGTGCTTTACTGGACTGATGACGACAGGAAAGTATTTCCCAGAATGCACCTGGATGAGGTGGATCATAAACATTTGTATGTGGCCTTTGGGAACACG gtgCAGCGTGTGCTTGTGTCAAagtgccacacacacaaaacgctGCGGGACTGCTGGTCAGCGCAGGATCCAAGCTGTGTGTGGTGCGGCGCCAAAAACAG TTGCACATTTAAGGATGAATGCCAAAACTCCAACTGGTTGTCCCTTGTTGATGAGTACCAGCCAAAGATGATTTCCTACAGCGTTGAAAAGCTAAGTGGTGGTCAG ATCAAGCTAAACGTTCAAACAAACGTGGCTGTGGAACAAAATGCAAGCTCCATCTTTTCCTGTCATTTCTCTGGAACTTCTGGCGAGCTTTGCAGCAGGGACGGCCTTCCCCCTAAGTTCCCAGAGTGCAGCTGCACCCTTTCAAATGGCACACTACCCAGCAAAG GTATGAGCATTGCAGTGAAAGTCAGACTGGCGTCAATGAGGTTTTCGCAATCATTAAAGATAATGACGTGCTCTGACATCAGGGGGTCGCCTACTGCTGCTCT gTGCCAACGATGTATTGAGGTTGGATGTGCTTGGAGTAAAAACGTCTGTTCCTGGGCTACTGCAGGAGTTATGAAT GACCGTGTTTGCCAAACAATACAGTCAGGAATGAACCTTTCG AAGCCAGAGATCTCCTCCATCACTCCCAGCATTGTGTCTTTCTACGGCCACAACAACGCTGTTATGTCTGGCTATAACCTCAGCCATGTGATCAGAGTGAGGATCCAGACGAACATGGACTGCACGCCACGGGA GTCTCCAGTGTGGTTCAACACGGGCATGAGCTTGATGTTCCACATTCCCGCCAATGAAGGCAAGGGAACAGGCCGTCTGTGCGCTGTCCTCCCAGATGGTAGTTGCCATGGGAACAGCACAGTCACCTACATGTCCTCCCCGTCGTGCATCGCAGTCACGCCAAGCAGTACCTGGAACAG TGGAAAGAGGAAAATCACGCTCATAGGGTCCAACCTTGAGGTTGTGGACGCTGTCTTGCACAGTCACACCCAGCAGGAAGTCAGCCTCTTCACAAACAGAAGCTCTCAA AATCTCACTTACCATACACCTGCAGCTCAAAGCACTCAGAGGGTTTTTACCAGTATTCTATCTTTAAAAGTCGCCAATGAGTCGTTGCGCTGCTCCCAGTCCATCACCTACTATCCAGACCCTCAGTTTACAAGCTTCACCTCCAGGAGGACTGGGGAAGGTGTCCGCTTTACTATACAG AAAGCGGCAGATAACCTGGAGATGAGCATAGAAGATGTGTCAGCATTGGGCGTGTATGAGGGAAAAGACTACCACTGCATCATGAAGAACAAAGAAACAAGCAACCAAACTGACTTTTTCATCTGTGAAATCCAAAGCGCGCCTGATGCTAACTTTAGGCAATTGAAG GTTATCTATGGAGATAAAACAGTACTGCTGCAGAATACATCACATCTGTTAACTCTGATGCTGCTCGTCCTTCTGCTCATACCCTGCATTATACTTG tggtggtgatggtgtaCCGACACCAGCAGCGGCAGCTAACTGTGAAGATGAATAAACGAATGGAAAACCTGGAGCTTGACATCCGCAATGATATCAGACAAG GGTTTGTAGATCTGCAGACCGAAAAGGCTGACCTGATGGAAAATGTCGGCACTATTCCTTTCCTTGACTACAAGCATTTTGCATCCAGAATCTTTTTTCCTGAG aatgaagCTTTGATGGCATCGTGTATGGCAGACGTGGGTCAG GTCTCTGTGAAGGTACATCTGGACGAGTGTTGCCACGGCTTGTCCAGGCTGATCCAGGACCCGCACTTCCTTAGGTCCATGGTGCATGCGGTGGAGGAGCAGAAGAGTTTCACCATTAAAGACAA GTGTGCGTTGGCGTCCCTACTGACCGTGGCGCTCCACAGCAACTTGTCGTATCTAACAGAAGTGATGGAGGCGCTGCTGAAAGATTTGATGcagaaaaataacaacactCAGCCCAAAATGCTGTTGCGGCGCACCGAGTGCACAGTGGAGAAACTACTTACTAACTGGATGTCCATCTGCCTCTATGGCTTCTTGAGG GAGAGTGTTGGCCAGCACTTGTTCCTGCTGGTGAGCGCCCTCACGCAGCAGATCGCCAGAGGACCGGTGGACTGTGTGACGGAGAAAGCGCTGTACACGCTCAGTGAGGACTGGCTACTGTGGCAGGCTCAGGACTTCAGCTCACTG AGGCTGAGGGTGTTGTTTGCGGTGGGCAGCGACGGGGGCGTCAGCGAGCCTCTGGAGGTCATCGCCCTCAGCTGTGACACAGTGGAGCAGGTCAAGGAGAAAATCCTAACCACCTTTAAGGCCAAGTTTGGTTTCCCTTATAGCAGCCGTCAAAGGAGTGTTTGTCTTG AGTTAGACACGGATGGATCCTTCATTGCTCTGGAGGAGGTGGATGCAAGCTCCCAAGTTATCGGGGAGGTGACCATGCTCAACACACTCAAGCACTACAAG GTTCCAGATGGAGCGACAATCAAAGTGCTTTCAAAACCACCTTCTCACAGCCCCCAGCAGAGTGTGAAAG ACGATCAGGACTTCTCAGGGAAATACTTCCATTTG ATTGATCCCGATGTGGATGAGGACCAAACAAAGAGCCCAGAGAGGAAGAAGTTAAAGCTGAAGGAAGTGCACCTCACTAAGCTGCTCTCAACAAAG GTGgcagtgcattcatttgtagAGAACCTGTTCCAGTCTATCTGGGGGATGCCTCACTGCAGAGCCCCACAGGCCGTCAAATACTTCTTCGACTTCCTGGACTCTCAAGCAGACAACATGAAGATCCCCGATCCAGATGTGCGGCACATTTGGAAGACGAACAG TCTGCCTCTGCGCTTCTGGGTGAACATCCTGAAAAATCCCCACTTTGTGTTCGACATGGACAAAAGTCCACACTTAGACGGCTGCCTGTCCGTCATCGCTCAGGCCTTCATGGACTCCTTCTCCCTCAGCGAGACGCAGCTGGGGAAG CACACACCAACCAACAAGCTGCTGTACGGCAAAGACATTCCCGAGTTTAAGCAGGAAGTCAAGGCTTACTACCGGCAGATCCGAGAGCAGCCACCAATCACACACTCCGACTTCCACAGCTTCCTGCACGAGGAGTCAAAG AAGCATGAAAATGAGTTCAATGAAGCCGCGGCCCTCAAGGAGCTCTACAAGATTATTCAGAGATACTTCTCAGAG ATCACGGAAAAACTGGAGCAGAATGGCGCTCCTGCTGAGCTCAAGGAGCAATTACATCAAGTCAAGAAGACGTTTGATGGACTGAAGAGCTGCTCCTGGAGTTGA